Genomic DNA from Phoenix dactylifera cultivar Barhee BC4 unplaced genomic scaffold, palm_55x_up_171113_PBpolish2nd_filt_p 000574F, whole genome shotgun sequence:
GGTTTTGATCATTATGTATTTAATGTTTTGTAAAGGCATAGCATGAAAAACTTTGGACCCGGTCTAGGTCTAAAGAGCAAACTAGAAGATCCAAGGGCAGTATATAATAATTCTTCAAAGTTGCTATTGAGCTTAATTTTTAGGTTACTATTGAGCTTTTATTTATAACTGATCACATAAatcactcctctcttcttttgcaCTCCATCttggtttatattttttaaagttatcatcatgcatgaaaaataatttttacacTCTTTTAGAGAAATCCTTTTTACCAAGCAAAGACCTTGAGTGGTACTTCTTCAGTCCCCGAGATCGCAAGTACCCAAATGGTTCCAGGACAAACCGTGCAACTCAAGCTGGTTACTGGAAGGCAACAGGAAAGGACCGAAAGGTGAGCTCTCAGAGGCGTGCGGTGGGCACAAAGAAGACTCTTGTTTACTACCGAGGCCGAGCACCTCATGGCTCTCGAACTGATTGGGTCATGCATGAATACCGCCTAGACGAGAAGGAATGTGAAACCACCTCTGGTTTACAGGTACATTTGCTAGAACCTCATCTCCCATTAATTCTAAAGGCTAGAATTATTTCAATCCTTTTCTTTCACCCTCTAATGTTATCTcattatctatctatctatctatctatctacatatatatatatatatatatatatatatatatatatatatatatatatatataaaaggatTCCTTTTCAACTTAATTATATGTGAAAAATTTATGCTTATCCTTTTGGATGATTAGGATGCCTATGCACTTTGTCGCATCTTTAAGAAGAGCGCACCGGGTCCGAAGATAATAGAGCATTATGGGGCTCCTTATGAAGAACATTCTGAGTGGATCTCAAATGATTGTAGTCCAACTGTTGATCTCTCCTCTGATGGAAGAGGTGAGGACTTGGAGAGTTGTGCCTACCCTTTTCCACGAGGGACATGCTCGTCGGACATGATTCATGGAGCATCATTTAATGCAAGTGCTTCCATCGATAGCAAGTGGATGCAGTTTCTCAATGAAGAGACATTTACCTCCTCATCTCCATATTACCAACTTCCAAGCTTTTCATTTGTGCCATCCAAGGTAATAATATTTCATCATGATATCACGTCTAGATAATTTGTCTCATTTAGAAGTATAGAAAATAGTAATCTTCTGACAAGCTTATTTAAGTGGTAGCATATTATTTCTTTTGGAATGAGAAATAGAGAATTGATATTATTACTTACATGAAAAATTCaatgaaaaatttaattttagaaaATGTTTTGAGAGCCTACTAATTAATTTGAAATAGTGATGAAACAAGTCGCTTTTCGTAGCTGAAGGATATTAGTGGATGGCAAAGTTGGCAATTATtggtatttttcttattttattgaGAATAGTGTTAGGCTACAGCCCAGTTCAGATTGGTATTTTCCTCATTGACAATGAAAATAATGGAAAAGCCAGTGCTAGCCAGATCCATTTCATGTGAGGAATTTAATGTGATAAAGAGGTAATCCATTCTTCAATGACACCTACAGCAATTATAGGAGAGCTAGTATACCCCTTAGTTTCCAATAGCATctagttctctctctctctctctcaatacaTTGGTGAAGTGTTAAATAAGTCATCTAAGAATTGCAACATTTTTGTCATAGCAGGTGGATGTAGCACCAGACCGTGGAAGGCTACAACACAGGCTGTCGTTGCCCCCTTTAGAGGTGGAGGACTTCCCACAACTTGATCTTGCTGACTCTAAGATCCTGCACTCtgagagattacaagaaaataCTAATGAGGTGGACATTTTGCAAGAAATCCTATCAGTTGCCTCAGCCTCTCAGGAACTTGTCAATAATTCCGGCTACCCTGACATATGGGCTGGAAGTAACTCTCATTTTGACGAGTTTTCCTGCCTACTGGAATACGAAATTGATAGGAAAACTGAAGGCATGCACTTCTCTCAAATGGATGGGATGGGCTCTTCAAGATCCATGACCAGGTCATGTGAAGTAGAAGAGCCGACAAAGTTGATAGagatatgtgatttggaaaagGAATTTATAAATGGGAAGGGAAACGAGAACCTAAAGGGGGTGAAATTATTGAACAATGATGAATTGATAGAGGTTTGAATATAACCTTAAATCAGGGATAACCTTATCTctttctagttaaaaatattgtaagcttttgaatttaATGTTGAATAACTGCCAAGCAGATAGCTTCGGAGGAGCAACGAAGCACACCAGTGGATTGCACTCCAGGTGATCAAGTAGGAGAGAATGCAGACGCTGAAGGTACGCATTTAAGAATGTTATTTATTAGACCCCAGTTTAGATAATCCGATTAACTCGAACTAGATTGCAGGAGAAGCCAATCTATACACTAGTTCTCTGGATTTAAGAGACATTGACAACAAGCCCATCTTCTCGCAATCTCAACCTGATGCTTTGGCTCTTGATTTCGTGGACATTCAACCACTTGGGTTCTACCAAGATGACCATGAGAACAGTGCTTGTGCCACCACACCAACATTTGACGTTTATGAGAAAGTTGAAGTTAAGCATGGGTTGTTTGTCTCAAGCAGTGGTGTGGCTGAAACATTCTTTCATCACGTTGAGCCATTGAAGAAGATTAGCTTCCATCTGAACCCAATGGTGACGCAGGATGTGGTTGAGAGCTTTGAATTTCCATCAAAAGATAGGGgtagtttttctttctttagcaGGTTCAAGGCATTTATTCAAAAAAAGTTGATAGGGAAGATCTCTATGAGGGCTTGCGGAAGGTCCTTCATTGGCGATGAAACCATGAATGGAATGCTACAAATTGTGGCAGTTCTGTTGGCATTATGCATGTATTTCGGGGAGGTGTCAGAGCAAGCAAATCGGAGGAAGCAGCGTTCTTCAAAGGGACAAATCatgaaagaaagaggagagggtGGATATCTTGAAGGACTAAAGATGGTGAAGAAGGTTGATGAGAAGAATATTTGGTTTCCCAGTGTCAGAGGAAGAAGCATTGTTAGTATGTTTTCAAATGCAAAATGGTCTTTCCTCACCGCAGCTTTTGCTTTCTATGCTTCAAAGCTCACCCACCGACTCCTGGCCTTGAAATCATAGTTCTTGCCTACTCTTCTGTTCTTTTATTTGTAACGTATACAAGTACACTGATTAGCTTTAGCTCAGGCATTTATGTAAGTTGCCCAAACAAATCATCAATACAAACTATTTAAAACAGAGAAGAATTGAATTGTTACAAagtaaactttattttgcttgGGCTGTTGGAAAGTGTATTGGTTTAGAGGAAAGAGATATAGATTTATATGGTACGTGAGAAATAAATCAGCTTGGAGCATGAAAAAATGAGACATGTAATAACCACATTGTCTTTAGCGATGtacaccctcctcctccgcctctttttttttttttgtttggggggggggggggggggggggggggggttggcaAAAATGCAGCATTTCATATAGTTttaacgtgagtacatcctgctAAGTTAAAAGAACGTAAAAGATACAAAAAAGGAGGTAAAACTGTCAATGTCGTCCAGATGAACTTCCTGAAGTGCCGGGATACAAATGAAGCGACCTAGTCTACTGCTCTGTTCATCTTCCAGAACACATGTGTTGTCTGAAAGGAGGTAAACTCTTGGGCCAGTCTACAGATCTCACGGATCAGTGGGTGGTCAGCCCCAAACCTGTCCACTCCCTGATTCCAGTCAATCACTGTGGAGGAGTCCCCTTCGAGACATACCCTGTCGGCACCGAGAACGCACCTCGCATAGGAGATGCCCTCTCAGGCTACCTGCAACTCTGCCCCGACAACAGTTAGACCTGGGGTACGCCAACCTCCGGCTGCAATCAACCTACCAAaatggtctctgatcacaaaccCCACACCTCCCAAGGCTCCATCCACCGACATACcaccatcgaagttcacctgGAAATAACCAGGGGTAGGGGTACCCAAGAGAGAAGGGCAAACTTGGGTGCGGTGAAAGCAGTACGGATACCCCAGACGTCCCTAGTCATCCCAAAGAAAATCGGTGTGGTCACTATGGAGACCTCCACAGCAAGGAACAAAGCTCTCTTCGCCACTATCCTCGGGGACATCTTCCTGTCTTCAAACAGACGGGCATTTCTGTCCAACCAAATGTGCTAGGCCAAGTATGCTCTCATAATCCCCTCCTTTACAGTGCCAGGACACCGCACGGAGTTCCTCAGATGATGTAATAGGTCCTCGGCCGACTCCCACCTCGCCGAAAGGGGAGTAGGTGACCACCTCAAAATCTGCATAGCCTTGAGGCACCGAAGAAGAACATGGAAGATGGTCTCCTCGGTGTCCAGGCACAACTCGCAACATGGAGTGGTCTGCACGCCTCGCCTGGTTAACAAACTCCAGGTCTATAGACatccccaagccaccttccagatgaagagcGCCACACGAGGGTAAATTCTCAGTCTCTAAATCCAACCCCCATCAATCCGCCGAACAAGCTCCCTACTAATCAATGTATAGATTATGTGATGACTTGtgagggcatgtgtttagtcctatatcgACTATGCATTAGTTAGATTTTGGATACGTGTACATAGATAAAAATGTAAATAGAACTTTCCGGGTGGTCTTTTTGAATGAGGAAGTTGTGATTGGATCGGAACAATTTTGGATTCTGGTGAAAGCATCAAGGTTTAAATGGAGGAAATATGTGACGATCCGTAGGGAGCATATGTTTAGTCTCATTTTGACTATGCACTACATTGATCTTGGATATTGGCATAGAACTaaaaaacccaaataataccttttaactaatttttatTGGACAAAATCCTCGATTGTTATGGGCTGCTAGGCCATTTCCTTCTAATATTGATTAAATCCTATCCTCTAGCTAACA
This window encodes:
- the LOC103698082 gene encoding NAC domain-containing protein 86-like, with the translated sequence MAPVSLPPGFRFHPTDEELVAYYLKRKINGRRIELEIIPEVDLYKCEPWDLPEKSFLPSKDLEWYFFSPRDRKYPNGSRTNRATQAGYWKATGKDRKVSSQRRAVGTKKTLVYYRGRAPHGSRTDWVMHEYRLDEKECETTSGLQDAYALCRIFKKSAPGPKIIEHYGAPYEEHSEWISNDCSPTVDLSSDGRGEDLESCAYPFPRGTCSSDMIHGASFNASASIDSKWMQFLNEETFTSSSPYYQLPSFSFVPSKVDVAPDRGRLQHRLSLPPLEVEDFPQLDLADSKILHSERLQENTNEVDILQEILSVASASQELVNNSGYPDIWAGSNSHFDEFSCLLEYEIDRKTEGMHFSQMDGMGSSRSMTRSCEVEEPTKLIEICDLEKEFINGKGNENLKGVKLLNNDELIEIASEEQRSTPVDCTPGDQVGENADAEGEANLYTSSLDLRDIDNKPIFSQSQPDALALDFVDIQPLGFYQDDHENSACATTPTFDVYEKVEVKHGLFVSSSGVAETFFHHVEPLKKISFHLNPMVTQDVVESFEFPSKDRGSFSFFSRFKAFIQKKLIGKISMRACGRSFIGDETMNGMLQIVAVLLALCMYFGEVSEQANRRKQRSSKGQIMKERGEGGYLEGLKMVKKVDEKNIWFPSVRGRSIVSMFSNAKWSFLTAAFAFYASKLTHRLLALKS